The Podarcis raffonei isolate rPodRaf1 chromosome 2, rPodRaf1.pri, whole genome shotgun sequence genome window below encodes:
- the MUSTN1 gene encoding musculoskeletal embryonic nuclear protein 1 — protein sequence MSQPAPVKKKRPPVKEEDLKGARGKLSGNQEIKSKTYQVMKQCEQAGSAAPSIFSRDRTGGETVFDKPKEEPPKSVFG from the exons ATGTCACAG CCAGCTCCTGTGAAGAAGAAGCGCCCTCCAGTAAAGGAAGAAGATCTCAAAGGGGCTAGAGGGAAGCTCTCTGGCAACCAGGAAATCAAATCCAAAACCTACCAAGTCATGAAGCAATGTG AGCAAGCTGGCTCTGCGGCACCATCCATATTCAGCCGAGACCGCACAGGGGGGGAAACGGTATTTGATAAACCCAAAGAAGAGCCTCCGAAGAGTGTCTTTGGCTGA